From the genome of Sylvia atricapilla isolate bSylAtr1 unplaced genomic scaffold, bSylAtr1.pri scaffold_108_arrow_ctg1, whole genome shotgun sequence:
TGGGGGGATTGGaaagggaatttgggaatttgggtGTGCCCAGGCGTGTCTGTGTGTGAGTCGGGAACGtggagctgggaagagctgcGTGTGCCAGGAACATCCCACGGGATGTGTCTGTCATCCCATTGATCCCATTGATCCCACTGATCCCACTGATCCCATTGATCCCACTGATCCCATTGATCCCATCCCGTTCTCCAAGTGCATCCCCATGCCATTAACCTGCCCCATCCCACGGATCCCGTCCCATCCtttcccatcccatggatcccaccccttcccatcccaatcccagcccagcccattaTCCCATCACCtcatcccatggatcccattATTCCCATAGACCCattgatcccatcccatcttgtcccatcccactgatcccatcccatcccattgatcccattccatcccatcccatcccataaCCCCATAATCCCATCCCATTGAccccatcccattatcccattatcccattccCAGCACCCCGCCACTGACCGgatccctcccttccctccgCAGGCCCCAGGATCGCTCTTCCTGCAGAATTCCAAGGATTCCCTCGCCATGACTCTGGCCGGTACGACACCCCCTCCCTggccccccaaatccctggaaTGCTCCCGGCTTTCCGCTGGTGGCAAACTGGGATTCCACAGCCTGGGACAATCCCGAGTCCTTCCCAGGGAATCCTCGGCTCCCTGGGATGTGGAATTCCCTCtgatcccaatcccagcccttccctgggatgTGGAATTCCCTCtgatcccaatcccagcccttccctgggatgTGGAATTCCCTCtgatcccaatcccagcccttccctgggatgTGGAATTCCCTCCACCCCTCTGATCCCGATCCTACCCCATTCCTGGCACATGGAATTCCCCCCATCCCAAACCTTCTCTGGCACATGAAGCTCCCCCATCCCTTTTTCCCGGATTCCGCCCTTTCCCTGCCATGAGGAAATCCCTCCATCCCCCTGATCCCGATCCCACTCCTTCCCTGGCACATGGAAGTCCCCTGTGGTCCCTGTGATCCCAATCCCACCTTTCTCCTGGCGCCTGGAGCCTCCCCACCCCTCTAATCCCAATCCCAAACTTTCCCTGGCACACGGAACCCCCACACATCCCTGTGATCCCAATCCCACTCTTTCCCCGGCGCCTGGAgcctccccatccctctgaCCCCAATCCCAAATGTTTCCTGGCTCATGGAGCCCTCTCATCCCTCTGATCTCAATCCCAAACCTTTCCTGATATCTGGCCGTCTCCTTATCCCTGTGATCCCAATCCCAAACTTTTCCTGGCGCCTGGAGCCTCTCCCACCACTCTAATCCCAATCCCAAACTTTTCCTGGCATGGATCAGTATCCTCATCTCTCTGATCCCAATCCCAAACTTTCCCTGGCACATGGAGCAGTCCCCTCATCTCTCTGATCCCAATCCCAAACTTTCCCTGGCACATGGAGCAGTCCCCTCATCTCTCTGATCCCAATCCCAAACTTCCCCTGGCGTACGGAAGTGTCCCAACCCCTCTGATCCCGATCCCACACTATCCCTGGCGCCTTTCCATCCTTCCGATCCCAAACCCCGCCCCTTCCCTGGCACCTGGAATTCCCCGaatccctttttcccttccGCCCCACCCTCTCCGTGCCCCGCCCTGATCCCGATCCCGCCGTCTCTTCCCAGCCTACAAGGAGAAGATGAAGGAGCTGCCCCTCGTCTCcctcttctgctcctgcttcctGTCGGATCCCCTCAACAAGCCGACCTACGCCTACGAAGGTGGGGCCCCGTTCCCAATCCCGGCAATTCCGGGATCTCTTGGAATCTCCAACCCCCCTCCCTTGGAGTGTCACCATTGAACTGAGCGCGGCGGCTCCGGAATTTTCTGGGAATTGGGCAGGAGGCTGGGTTGGGATCTGGAGGGGCTCGGGCAGACCCCCTCGGATCTCCCAAATATTCCCGAGCCGGCGCCATGGATGGGTTGTGATCCAGAGGAGCTCTGGGTTTTCATTCCCTCATCCCGGAGCGTGGGCTCGGAATTTTTCATCCTGATCCATGTCCAGAGGCAGTGGAAaatgcccagccccaggggaaTGTGCACTGGAAAAGGGATCACGGCCCCATTCCCACTTCCCAAAGCTGGGTGAGGTGGAGAGACGGGGATATTCCCGGCCCTCAGCTCTCCCAAATATTCCCACCTCAGCCCCACGGATGGGCTGGGATCCAGGGAGGCTCCAGAAGCCCTTTATCCCGTCATCCCACATCCGTGTTTTTCAGCGCTGGGTAATTCCTCCCCATCCATGTCCACAGAAGAGACTCGGGGAGCTCCATCCAGGAGCTTGGGGTGGgatcttgggaaggaattcccgGCTGGGAGGCTGGGATCCcgggctggaattcccagagaatccctggcagtgtccaaggccaggttggagcaccCCGGGATAGGGGAAGGATTCCCCCAATCCTCCTCAGGCCGTGGGGCGGGATGATCccggaatcatggaatggtttgtgcGGGAAGGGGCCTCAAAGCTCCTCCCATTCCATGGGCGGGGTcccctcccaccatcccaggtttTCCCAGGAAGCGTGGAGGGATCCGTGTCCTCTTTTCCCGGTGCCTTTGGACACGACGGGAATCCCGGTTCCATCCATAGGGAAACGAGGATCAACACTGGAAAAGGGCTCACGGCCCCATTCCCACTTCCCAAAGCCGGGAGAGACGGAGACGCGCGGATATTCCCAACCCTCAGCTCTCCCAAATGTTCCCACCTCAGCCCCATCCGTGGGAACCCCGGAATTCCTGCCCCACGCCCCTGAACCCCAGATGAACCCCATTTTGTGCAGAATGCCGATGAAACTCCTGGATGCCcgggggaggaaaaaaggcgGAATTCCCGCATCGGAATCCCGGAGCGGGAATTCCCGGCGCtcatttttggttgttttcccAGACACGGTGGACCTGACCTGGTGCGTCATCTCCGACATGGAGGTCATCGAGCTCAACAAGCGCACCTCGGGCCAGTCCTTCGAGGTCATCCTGAAGCCGCCGTCCTTCGACGGAATCCCGGAATTCAACGCCTCCCTGCCCCGGCGCCGCGACCCTTCCCTGGAGGAGATCCAGAAGAAGCTGGAAGCGgcggaggagaggagaaaggtaGGGTCATAGGGACCCCCCCTGAAGAATtcccttgggttttttttttttttttgggaagaggTGGCTTGATCCCGGGAATGTCCCCCCAGTACCAGGAGGCGGAGCTGCTGAAGCACCTGGCGGAAAAGCGGGAGCACGAGCGGGAAGTGATGCAGAAGGCCATCGAGGAGAACAACAACTTCATCAAGACGGCCAAGGAGAAGCTGGCGCAGAAGATGGAGTCCAACAAGGAGAACCGCGAGGCCCACCTGGCCGCCATGTTGGAGCGCCTCCAGGAGAAGGTGGGGTGGCCTCGGGAAAAGGGATCGGGGCGACCTGGGATCGGTTTGGGGATGTTGGGCGTGGCCCTGGGGTGGGGCCACCCAAGAGGGAGGGTCCCGCTTCCCTTCCCACCTTCCCGCCGGGATGGGGGTCCTGCCCGGGCGGATCCGTAGGTTTGGGAGAGGTCGGAGAGTCGGGATCCGTGG
Proteins encoded in this window:
- the STMN4 gene encoding stathmin-4 isoform X2, producing MTLAAYKEKMKELPLVSLFCSCFLSDPLNKPTYAYEDTVDLTWCVISDMEVIELNKRTSGQSFEVILKPPSFDGIPEFNASLPRRRDPSLEEIQKKLEAAEERRKYQEAELLKHLAEKREHEREVMQKAIEENNNFIKTAKEKLAQKMESNKENREAHLAAMLERLQEKDKHAEEVRKNKELKEEASR
- the STMN4 gene encoding stathmin-4 isoform X1, whose translation is MTLAAYKEKMKELPLVSLFCSCFLSDPLNKPTYAYEDTVDLTWCVISDMEVIELNKRTSGQSFEVILKPPSFDGIPEFNASLPRRRDPSLEEIQKKLEAAEERRKYQEAELLKHLAEKREHEREVMQKAIEENNNFIKTAKEKLAQKMESNKENREAHLAAMLERLQEKVCSQPPHGKSHPHHLQLPPKHPEPAQGPSPSASVGAEAESAR